In a single window of the Novosphingobium sp. IK01 genome:
- a CDS encoding autotransporter assembly complex protein TamA produces MMRWLAGLALAPLPLSLLPLSPLLATPACAQSRNADAALEALIPDSALDNPDAWALDTDAARTKAPDVTALISPDPLPPLPPMPGITLDWPDAAELPPIEPLTPDADIADLQQQAREAGAALDADDLAQPARIADAAIVRVGKRVILAFPPEVNPDHPVMADRDAIVERFRGLSALGTLADGEDNLAQLTRRAKNDAELLQQILRVYGYYDPDVTQSMERPASAEAASAAPVAASASAPAPVSAPDSTAAPARQAESAEASRARRAAQLASTVVRFDIQPGPQYTYAHVTLGDVAAAREAGPLRAAFHIRPGDPINSDKILTEKDSLTRALGEHGYAFAKVGEPDLLIDHEPHTGNLTLPVETGGQYVFGQVTSNLPAYMSARHLARIARFRPGDPYRFSEMDDLREGILATSLVSTTTVKAREARAPAPGAPGIVDVDVTLAKAPQRTIAGLLGYSSGEGVRVEASWENRNFFPPEGMIKFRGVIGTREQLAGFTFRRSNFHERDQILTADLYAQTINDPAYKASTVSATASLEKQSTLIFQKPWTYSVGVQLVGTRESTSNATPRETYFIAALPLRGAYDGSDNLLDPTKGWRLSLRVSPEISTSNGVRSTYVKSQLDASLYQKVTDKVVLAARTRIGSITGTTLDNIAPSRRFYAGGGASVRGYSYQRVGPLDAGNNPTGGRSLSEFSLEARVKTGLLGGAVGLVPFVDAGTIGPHANPTLSGMRIGAGLGLRYLTNFGPIRIDVGTPLNPRAGDSRLGVYIALGQAF; encoded by the coding sequence ATGATGCGGTGGCTGGCAGGGCTGGCGCTTGCGCCGCTGCCCCTGTCGTTGCTGCCCCTGTCACCTTTGCTGGCCACGCCGGCCTGTGCCCAGTCGCGCAATGCCGATGCCGCGCTCGAAGCGCTGATTCCCGATTCCGCGCTCGACAATCCCGATGCCTGGGCGCTCGATACCGATGCCGCGCGCACCAAAGCGCCCGATGTCACCGCGCTGATCAGCCCCGATCCGCTGCCGCCCTTGCCGCCGATGCCGGGGATCACGCTCGACTGGCCCGACGCGGCCGAGCTTCCTCCCATCGAGCCGCTCACTCCCGATGCGGACATTGCCGATCTCCAGCAGCAGGCGCGCGAAGCGGGCGCGGCGCTCGACGCCGATGATCTGGCCCAGCCCGCGCGGATCGCCGATGCCGCGATCGTGCGGGTCGGCAAGCGGGTGATTCTGGCGTTCCCGCCCGAGGTGAACCCCGATCATCCCGTCATGGCCGACCGGGACGCCATCGTGGAGCGCTTCCGGGGCCTTTCGGCGCTGGGTACGCTGGCCGATGGCGAGGACAATCTTGCCCAGCTCACCCGCCGGGCCAAGAACGATGCCGAGCTTCTGCAACAGATCCTGCGTGTCTATGGCTACTACGACCCGGACGTGACCCAGTCGATGGAGCGGCCGGCTTCTGCCGAGGCCGCCTCTGCCGCGCCTGTCGCAGCCTCTGCTTCAGCCCCGGCCCCGGTTTCAGCACCGGACTCCACTGCGGCCCCGGCGCGTCAGGCCGAAAGCGCCGAGGCCTCCCGTGCGCGTCGCGCCGCGCAACTGGCCAGCACGGTCGTGCGGTTCGACATCCAGCCCGGCCCCCAATATACGTATGCCCATGTCACCCTTGGCGACGTGGCGGCGGCGCGCGAGGCAGGGCCCTTGCGCGCGGCATTCCACATCCGGCCGGGCGATCCGATCAATTCGGACAAGATCCTGACCGAAAAGGACAGCCTGACCAGGGCGCTGGGCGAGCATGGCTATGCTTTTGCCAAAGTGGGCGAGCCCGACCTCCTGATCGACCACGAGCCGCACACGGGCAACCTGACGCTGCCGGTCGAGACCGGGGGGCAATATGTGTTCGGGCAGGTCACCAGCAACCTGCCCGCCTACATGAGCGCGCGCCATCTGGCCCGGATTGCCCGGTTCCGTCCCGGTGATCCCTATCGCTTCAGCGAGATGGACGACTTGCGCGAAGGGATTCTGGCCACCAGCCTCGTCTCGACGACGACGGTCAAGGCGCGCGAGGCCCGAGCGCCCGCGCCGGGTGCGCCGGGGATCGTCGATGTCGATGTCACGCTGGCCAAGGCGCCCCAGCGCACGATCGCGGGCCTGCTGGGCTATTCGAGCGGCGAGGGCGTGCGCGTCGAGGCCAGCTGGGAAAACCGCAATTTCTTCCCGCCCGAAGGGATGATCAAGTTTCGCGGCGTGATTGGCACGCGCGAGCAGCTGGCCGGGTTCACCTTCCGCCGCAGCAATTTCCACGAGCGCGACCAGATCCTGACCGCCGATCTCTATGCCCAGACGATCAATGATCCGGCCTACAAGGCCAGCACTGTCTCGGCCACGGCGAGCCTGGAGAAACAGTCGACGCTGATCTTCCAGAAGCCCTGGACCTATTCGGTCGGGGTGCAGCTGGTCGGCACGCGCGAATCGACGTCGAACGCCACCCCGCGCGAAACCTATTTCATCGCCGCACTGCCCTTGCGCGGGGCCTATGACGGCAGCGACAACCTGCTCGATCCGACGAAGGGCTGGCGCCTGTCGCTGCGGGTTTCGCCCGAAATCTCGACCAGCAACGGGGTCCGCTCGACGTATGTGAAGTCGCAGCTCGATGCGAGCCTCTACCAGAAGGTGACCGACAAGGTCGTTCTGGCCGCACGCACGCGGATCGGCTCGATCACCGGGACCACGCTCGACAATATCGCGCCCTCGCGGCGGTTCTATGCAGGGGGCGGGGCTTCGGTGCGCGGCTATTCCTATCAGCGGGTCGGGCCGCTCGATGCGGGCAACAATCCGACCGGGGGCCGTTCGCTCAGCGAATTTTCGCTCGAAGCGCGCGTCAAGACCGGGCTTCTGGGCGGGGCGGTGGGCCTCGTGCCGTTCGTCGATGCGGGCACCATCGGCCCCCATGCCAATCCGACGCTGTCGGGCATGCGCATCGGCGCGGGTCTGGGCTTGCGCTACCTGACCAATTTCGGGCCGATCCGTATCGACGTGGGCACCCCGCTCAATCCGCGGGCGGGCGACAGCCGCCTGGGGGTCTATATCGCGCTGGGGCAGGCGTTCTGA
- a CDS encoding translocation/assembly module TamB — protein MAHDEPDMPDMEQTPETLLEAASEQPERGFLNRWARRLATGLMVVLAGLAALFVILDSAIGHRFVIDRIAQVTPGSGLRVRIGRIDGSLFGASTLRDVVLSDPQGRFMTVPEVELDWRPLSWLHHGLDIRTLVFRRGTLWRTPKMNPGDPNAPILPDFDIRIDRFALENLTVAKGVIGQRRHIDVSARADIRAGRAIVDVRGRLGGHDRLLVHLDSQPDRDRFELGGVYDAPRDGLLASLSGIRRDIHVRVAGRGHFADWHGFGWAQQDGRTLAGFLLDNRSGAYRLAGRVYPGDLVKGMAAQALGAGTGAGERHDPHVSLVYQGTFLANRAQGTAFAVSPVFRAMAQGGLDLAANRAQKVKIRAQVARPDALLGSQAKDIALGAVRLDGTLDGAFTDLSFAHVLTMESLRAGTYAAQGLRTEGTMRWNGHRLVVPLALTARQLRSGQATIDPYLPGARLAGDIVVDGKTISSDPLTLHLKGLDARMTLRGDLARGGYALAGPITARGLRVPNVGTLDGTAKILFKIGDALPWSVQANLAGRLHPSDNATLADLAGGDMHFAGSARMGGALPASVRKFTLTAPKLSLTMDGTLGRDGTGSVIGAGRSADYGAFSVDARMAHDGPHAQIVLDSPLPAAGIRDVRLGITPIPQGIGITVEGLSRLGTFNGSMGLFSGHGQPTRLQIQFLRVWQTDVTGGLELGAQGISGDLGLHGGGIDGTVHLAPQDGAQAVKALLLARNAKFGGDKPIAIGNAKLDVDGLFGQGNSTLNANLAAQGIAVGKIFVGRMAASATLVNGSGSVTASVAGRRGTQFALQGTAAYQDDRIIAYVAGNYAGRTVDMPRRLVLVRDSASVGKLARGWNLEPTQVTFGRGILIAQGHLGGGHTKLGLKVSRMPLSVLDIVFADLGLGGVGSGLIDFEDDGTGAPQGQMAIKVRNFSRSGLVLTSHPVDLYLVGKLDAATLQTRAVVKDQDAVRGRIQAAIADLPRGGTLSERLRGGRLEAQVRYSGPAESLWRLSGIEAFDFTGPLGAVAHVSGTLDAPVLTGAMAAKGLRLRSSLIGTDVQNVEATGSFDASHLALQRFSGTTANGGKVVGSGMIDLSDIATRGVGIDLRLAASNAQLIRRDDMTATVTGPLRVIKNETGGVIAGRVRIDQASWALGKASAAADLPTIPTREINAPADAAPPKAASAPWSFMIDAYAENRVAVRGMGLDSEWGADIQLRGTTAAPQITGTAEVVRGAYEFAGKRFDLSRGRIRFTGTVPIDPQLDIVATGDANGVNASITITGTAAHTSIAFSSTPSLPEEELLSRLLFGTSITQISAPEAVQLAAALASLRGGGGMDPINKVRSAIGLDRLRIVGADATTGRGTSIAVGKYLGRRFYMELVTDGRGYNATSIEFRMTRFLALLGTLSTMGNEQISVRASKDY, from the coding sequence ATGGCGCACGACGAACCCGACATGCCCGATATGGAGCAGACGCCAGAGACGCTGTTGGAGGCTGCTTCGGAGCAGCCCGAACGCGGTTTCCTCAACCGCTGGGCCCGCCGTCTGGCGACCGGGCTGATGGTGGTTCTGGCCGGGCTGGCCGCGCTTTTCGTCATCCTCGATTCGGCCATCGGCCACCGCTTCGTGATCGACCGTATCGCGCAAGTGACGCCCGGCTCGGGCCTGCGGGTGCGGATCGGGCGGATCGACGGCTCGCTGTTCGGCGCCTCGACCCTGCGCGACGTTGTACTGTCCGATCCGCAGGGGCGGTTCATGACCGTGCCCGAGGTGGAGCTGGACTGGCGCCCGCTCTCGTGGCTGCATCATGGGCTCGACATTCGCACGCTGGTCTTTCGGCGCGGCACGCTCTGGCGCACGCCGAAGATGAATCCGGGCGATCCGAACGCCCCGATCCTCCCCGATTTCGACATCCGCATCGACCGTTTCGCGCTCGAAAACCTGACCGTGGCCAAGGGCGTGATCGGCCAGCGCCGCCACATCGACGTGAGCGCGCGGGCCGATATTCGCGCGGGCCGGGCCATCGTCGATGTCCGGGGCCGTCTGGGCGGGCACGACCGCCTGCTGGTTCACCTCGACAGCCAGCCCGACCGTGACCGTTTCGAGCTGGGCGGCGTCTATGACGCCCCGCGCGACGGGTTGCTGGCCAGCCTGAGCGGGATCCGGCGCGACATTCATGTGCGGGTGGCCGGGCGCGGCCACTTTGCCGACTGGCATGGGTTTGGCTGGGCGCAGCAGGATGGCCGGACGCTGGCCGGGTTCCTGCTCGACAACCGCAGCGGGGCCTATCGCCTTGCCGGGCGGGTCTATCCGGGCGATCTGGTCAAGGGCATGGCCGCGCAGGCGCTGGGGGCCGGTACTGGGGCGGGCGAGCGCCACGATCCGCATGTTTCCCTCGTCTATCAGGGCACGTTCCTGGCCAACCGCGCGCAAGGGACGGCCTTTGCGGTCAGCCCGGTGTTCCGCGCGATGGCGCAAGGGGGGCTCGATCTGGCCGCCAACCGCGCGCAAAAGGTGAAGATCAGGGCGCAAGTCGCCCGGCCTGACGCCTTGCTCGGAAGTCAGGCGAAAGACATCGCGCTGGGCGCGGTGCGCCTCGATGGCACGCTCGACGGGGCCTTTACCGATCTTTCGTTCGCCCATGTGCTGACCATGGAAAGCCTCAGGGCGGGGACGTATGCCGCGCAAGGGCTGCGCACCGAGGGCACCATGCGCTGGAACGGCCACCGCCTCGTCGTGCCGCTGGCGCTGACGGCGCGGCAGTTGCGCAGCGGGCAGGCGACGATCGACCCCTATCTGCCCGGCGCGCGGCTGGCGGGCGACATCGTGGTGGACGGCAAGACGATTTCGTCCGACCCGCTCACGCTCCATCTCAAGGGGCTGGACGCGCGGATGACCTTGCGCGGCGACCTTGCGCGCGGCGGCTATGCGCTGGCCGGGCCGATCACCGCGCGGGGTTTGCGGGTGCCCAATGTCGGCACGCTCGACGGTACGGCCAAGATTCTCTTCAAGATCGGCGACGCGCTGCCCTGGTCGGTTCAGGCCAATCTGGCCGGGCGGCTCCATCCGTCTGACAATGCCACGCTGGCCGATCTGGCCGGGGGCGACATGCATTTTGCGGGCAGCGCGCGCATGGGCGGGGCGTTGCCGGCCTCGGTGCGCAAGTTCACGCTCACCGCGCCCAAGCTTTCGCTCACGATGGATGGCACTTTGGGCCGCGATGGCACCGGCAGCGTGATCGGGGCGGGGCGCTCTGCCGATTATGGCGCGTTCAGCGTCGATGCGCGGATGGCGCACGATGGGCCCCACGCCCAGATCGTGCTCGACAGTCCGTTGCCCGCCGCCGGAATCAGGGATGTGCGGCTGGGGATCACCCCGATTCCGCAGGGGATCGGGATTACGGTCGAAGGCCTGTCGCGGCTGGGGACGTTCAACGGCTCGATGGGGCTGTTTTCCGGCCATGGCCAGCCCACCCGGCTCCAGATCCAGTTCCTGCGCGTGTGGCAGACCGACGTGACCGGCGGGCTCGAACTGGGGGCGCAAGGGATCAGTGGCGATCTCGGCCTGCATGGCGGAGGCATCGACGGAACGGTCCATCTAGCCCCGCAGGACGGCGCACAGGCCGTCAAGGCCCTGCTGCTGGCGCGCAATGCGAAATTTGGCGGCGACAAGCCGATTGCCATCGGCAATGCCAAGCTCGATGTCGACGGGCTGTTCGGGCAGGGCAACAGCACGCTCAACGCCAATCTGGCCGCGCAGGGGATCGCCGTGGGCAAGATCTTCGTGGGCCGCATGGCGGCCAGCGCCACGCTGGTCAACGGATCGGGCAGCGTCACGGCCTCGGTCGCCGGGCGGCGTGGCACGCAGTTCGCGCTTCAGGGCACCGCCGCCTATCAGGACGACCGGATCATCGCCTATGTCGCGGGCAACTATGCCGGGCGCACGGTCGACATGCCGCGCCGTCTGGTGCTGGTCCGCGATTCTGCCAGCGTGGGCAAGCTGGCGCGCGGCTGGAACCTCGAACCCACGCAAGTCACCTTCGGGCGCGGCATCCTGATCGCGCAAGGGCATCTGGGCGGCGGGCACACGAAGCTGGGCCTCAAGGTCTCGCGTATGCCGCTTTCGGTGCTCGATATCGTGTTCGCCGATCTGGGGCTGGGGGGTGTCGGCTCGGGCCTGATCGATTTTGAAGACGATGGCACCGGGGCGCCGCAAGGGCAGATGGCGATCAAGGTGCGCAATTTCTCGCGCTCGGGCCTCGTGCTCACCTCGCATCCGGTCGATCTCTATCTCGTGGGCAAGCTCGATGCCGCCACGCTCCAGACGCGCGCGGTGGTCAAGGACCAGGATGCCGTGCGCGGGCGTATTCAGGCCGCGATTGCCGACCTGCCGCGCGGGGGCACCCTGTCCGAGCGCCTGCGCGGCGGACGGCTTGAGGCGCAAGTGCGCTACAGCGGCCCGGCCGAATCGCTCTGGCGCCTCTCGGGAATCGAGGCCTTCGATTTCACCGGCCCGCTCGGCGCGGTCGCCCATGTGTCGGGTACGCTCGATGCGCCGGTGCTGACCGGGGCCATGGCCGCCAAGGGCCTGCGCCTGCGGTCCTCGCTGATCGGCACCGATGTCCAGAATGTCGAGGCGACGGGCAGTTTCGATGCCTCGCACCTCGCGCTCCAGCGGTTTTCGGGCACCACCGCCAATGGCGGCAAAGTGGTCGGCAGCGGGATGATCGACCTGTCGGACATCGCGACCAGGGGCGTGGGGATCGACTTGCGGCTGGCCGCCAGCAATGCCCAGTTGATCCGCCGCGACGACATGACCGCGACTGTCACCGGCCCCTTGCGGGTGATCAAGAACGAGACCGGCGGGGTGATCGCCGGGCGCGTGCGGATCGATCAGGCCAGCTGGGCGCTGGGCAAGGCCAGCGCCGCGGCTGACCTGCCCACGATTCCCACGCGCGAGATCAACGCGCCTGCCGATGCCGCGCCGCCCAAGGCAGCCAGCGCGCCCTGGTCGTTCATGATCGATGCCTATGCCGAAAACCGCGTCGCCGTGCGCGGCATGGGCCTCGACAGCGAATGGGGGGCCGACATCCAGCTGCGCGGCACGACGGCCGCCCCGCAGATCACCGGCACCGCCGAAGTGGTGCGCGGGGCCTATGAATTTGCGGGCAAGCGCTTCGACCTGTCGCGCGGGCGCATCCGCTTTACCGGCACGGTGCCGATCGACCCGCAGCTCGACATCGTGGCGACGGGGGATGCCAACGGGGTCAATGCCTCGATCACCATCACCGGGACGGCGGCGCACACCTCCATCGCGTTCAGTTCGACGCCGAGCCTGCCCGAGGAAGAACTGCTCAGCCGCCTGCTGTTCGGCACCTCGATCACCCAGATTTCCGCGCCCGAGGCGGTGCAGCTGGCCGCCGCGCTGGCCTCGCTGCGCGGCGGGGGAGGGATGGACCCGATCAACAAGGTGCGCAGCGCCATCGGGCTCGACCGCCTGCGCATCGTGGGCGCCGATGCCACGACCGGGCGCGGCACCTCGATCGCGGTGGGCAAGTATCTGGGGCGGCGCTTCTACATGGAGCTGGTGACCGACGGGCGCGGCTATAACGCGACCTCGATCGAGTTCCGCATGACCCGCTTCCTCGCCCTGCTCGGCACGCTTTCGACGATGGGCAACGAGCAGATAAGCGTGCGCGCCAGCAAGGACTATTGA
- a CDS encoding diacylglycerol/lipid kinase family protein codes for MTAVLACNPHAGHFRADRVARWQAALEAQGHRVTCLDSLVYARDPRAHEADMVGIVGGDGTARMVVEALRRAALSPLLAIMPAGTVNLIAREIEASGTKAKDGAEDGQARAHYHGLIDGQAFLCCASVGPDSAIVARVTPERKARWGKAAYVLAALAQIAHWPRPRLAVTVDGQPHEAEAVFVLKGHFYAGPWTLDPAARLDRADLRVLLLPRARRRDIARLALGALLGAGRERMPLESPAWRRFSAHSLTIASADEGPVPVQADGDIVGQTPVRIALAGGPLRFDARLPPQ; via the coding sequence ATGACCGCCGTTCTGGCCTGCAATCCCCATGCCGGGCATTTTCGCGCCGACCGCGTGGCGCGCTGGCAGGCTGCGCTCGAAGCGCAAGGTCATCGCGTCACCTGCCTCGACAGCCTCGTCTATGCGCGCGATCCGCGTGCGCATGAGGCCGACATGGTCGGCATCGTGGGCGGCGATGGCACTGCGCGCATGGTGGTCGAGGCCCTGCGCCGTGCCGCCCTTTCCCCGCTCCTCGCGATCATGCCCGCCGGGACCGTCAACCTGATCGCGCGGGAGATCGAGGCCAGCGGCACAAAAGCGAAAGACGGGGCGGAAGACGGGCAGGCCCGCGCGCATTACCACGGGCTGATCGACGGACAGGCCTTCCTGTGCTGCGCCTCGGTCGGGCCCGACAGCGCGATTGTCGCGAGGGTCACCCCGGAGCGCAAGGCGCGCTGGGGAAAGGCGGCCTATGTGCTGGCCGCACTGGCCCAGATCGCGCACTGGCCGCGCCCGCGCCTGGCCGTGACGGTCGATGGCCAGCCCCACGAGGCCGAAGCGGTCTTCGTGCTCAAGGGGCACTTCTATGCCGGGCCCTGGACGCTCGACCCGGCGGCCCGGCTCGACCGGGCAGACTTGCGCGTGCTCCTGCTGCCCCGTGCGCGGCGCCGCGACATCGCCCGGCTGGCGCTGGGCGCGCTGCTGGGTGCAGGAAGGGAGCGGATGCCGCTGGAAAGTCCGGCATGGCGCCGGTTTTCGGCCCACAGCCTGACCATCGCCAGCGCCGACGAGGGCCCCGTTCCCGTTCAGGCCGATGGCGACATCGTGGGCCAGACCCCGGTGCGCATCGCACTGGCCGGGGGCCCCCTTCGTTTCGACGCCCGGCTTCCTCCTCAATAG
- the yghU gene encoding glutathione-dependent disulfide-bond oxidoreductase: MSQDYVPPKVWTWDKPSGGAFASLNRPVAGATHDKDLPVGQHPFQLYSLGTPNGQKATIMLEELLEAGVSGAEYDAWMIPIMDGDQFSSGFVAINPNSKIPALVDRSGAEPVRVFESGAILMHLAEKFDMFLPRENPARAECLSWLFWQVGSAPFMGGGFGHFYHYAPTKIEYAIDRYAMETKRLFDVANRRLAESRFLAGEDYTIADIAAYPWMGAIHRGDAYGDAATFLSMHEYEHVGRWVAEIDARPGARRGRLVNRTDGLAERHDARDFDALVPTD; the protein is encoded by the coding sequence ATGTCCCAAGACTATGTGCCCCCCAAAGTCTGGACCTGGGACAAGCCCAGCGGCGGCGCCTTCGCCAGCCTGAACCGCCCCGTCGCGGGCGCCACCCACGACAAGGACCTGCCTGTCGGCCAGCACCCGTTCCAGCTCTACTCGCTGGGCACGCCCAACGGGCAGAAGGCGACGATCATGCTCGAAGAACTGCTCGAAGCGGGCGTGAGCGGGGCCGAATACGACGCGTGGATGATCCCCATCATGGATGGCGACCAGTTTTCGTCGGGCTTCGTGGCGATCAACCCCAATTCGAAGATTCCCGCGCTGGTCGACCGCAGCGGCGCCGAACCGGTCCGCGTGTTCGAATCGGGCGCGATCCTGATGCATCTGGCCGAAAAGTTCGACATGTTCCTGCCGCGCGAAAACCCCGCGCGCGCCGAATGCCTGTCGTGGCTGTTCTGGCAGGTGGGTTCCGCGCCGTTCATGGGCGGCGGCTTTGGCCACTTCTACCACTATGCCCCCACGAAAATCGAATATGCGATCGACCGCTACGCGATGGAAACCAAGCGCCTGTTCGACGTGGCCAACCGGCGCCTTGCCGAAAGCCGCTTTCTGGCGGGCGAGGACTATACCATCGCCGATATCGCGGCCTATCCGTGGATGGGCGCGATCCATCGCGGCGACGCCTATGGCGATGCCGCCACGTTCCTTTCGATGCACGAATACGAGCATGTGGGCCGCTGGGTGGCCGAGATCGACGCAAGGCCGGGCGCCCGGCGCGGCCGCCTCGTCAACCGCACCGATGGCCTGGCCGAACGCCACGACGCACGCGATTTCGACGCGCTCGTTCCCACAGACTAA
- a CDS encoding HAD-IA family hydrolase, whose protein sequence is MSEFPYAIVGFDLDGTLCDTAYDLGTALNRTLAFAGRTTFALPEVRRFIGGGSGQMLRSALIATGGCDEEAFPALQDRLFAYYSEAIAVHSRLFPGGEAMLDDLAARGVRLAVATNKREVFARQLLEELGLIGRFATVIGGDTLGPGTSKPAPDMLREMVARCGGGRAAFVGDTTFDIGAARAAALPVVAVSFGFHDLPPADLGADAVIDHFDELVPALARLA, encoded by the coding sequence ATGAGCGAATTTCCTTATGCTATCGTTGGCTTCGACCTCGACGGAACCTTGTGCGACACGGCTTATGACCTGGGCACCGCGCTCAACCGCACGCTTGCCTTTGCCGGACGGACCACGTTCGCCCTGCCCGAGGTGCGCCGGTTCATCGGCGGCGGCTCGGGCCAGATGCTGCGCAGCGCGCTGATCGCCACGGGCGGCTGCGACGAGGAGGCCTTCCCCGCCCTGCAAGACCGGCTGTTTGCCTATTACAGCGAGGCGATCGCGGTCCACTCGCGGCTGTTTCCCGGCGGCGAGGCCATGCTCGACGATCTGGCCGCGCGCGGGGTGAGGCTGGCCGTAGCCACCAACAAGCGCGAGGTCTTCGCCCGCCAGTTGCTCGAAGAACTGGGCCTGATCGGGCGCTTTGCCACGGTGATCGGTGGCGACACGCTGGGCCCCGGCACGTCCAAGCCCGCGCCCGACATGCTGCGCGAGATGGTGGCGCGCTGCGGCGGCGGGCGCGCGGCCTTCGTGGGCGACACCACGTTCGACATCGGGGCTGCCCGCGCGGCCGCCCTGCCGGTTGTCGCGGTCAGCTTCGGGTTCCACGACCTGCCCCCGGCGGACCTGGGCGCGGACGCGGTGATCGACCATTTCGACGAACTCGTCCCGGCCCTCGCGCGGCTGGCCTGA
- the glmU gene encoding bifunctional UDP-N-acetylglucosamine diphosphorylase/glucosamine-1-phosphate N-acetyltransferase GlmU, with amino-acid sequence MTSTHEAAPSAPSAPLALVVLAAGKGTRMKSDLHKVLHPIAGRPMLAHLMASAAGLAPARQVVVAGHGREQLEKALGDSATIAVQEPQLGTGHAVLQARAALAGFEGDVLILYGDVPFVRTQTMAAMIERLHAPDAPAVVVLGFAPEDPLQYGRVIAQDGRVLKMVEHKDASEAERACTLCNSGLMAVKGADLFALLDQVGNANAQGEYYLTDIVNVANAQGKTCAVVVTDDPDEVAGINSRAELAAAEGRWQARRRLQAMADGTSLVAPETVWFAYDTVLGRDVTVEQNVVFGPGVTVADHVVIHAFCHLEGCRVESGVSVGPFARLRPGAALEEGSRVGNFVEVKNSRLGKGAKANHLTYLGDADVGAGANIGAGTITCNYDGYFKYRTVIGERAFIGSNSALIAPVRIGADAIVAAGSAVSRDVSDGELRLVRGEQLVKPGWADRFHDAMKRKKADSKK; translated from the coding sequence ATGACCTCGACACACGAAGCCGCCCCGTCCGCTCCCTCCGCGCCCCTCGCTCTTGTCGTTCTTGCCGCCGGCAAGGGCACTCGCATGAAAAGCGACCTGCACAAGGTGCTTCACCCCATCGCCGGGCGACCGATGCTGGCCCACCTGATGGCCAGCGCCGCCGGTCTGGCGCCTGCGCGGCAGGTGGTGGTGGCCGGGCACGGGCGCGAGCAGCTCGAAAAGGCGCTGGGCGACAGCGCGACGATTGCCGTGCAGGAGCCGCAACTGGGCACCGGCCATGCCGTGTTGCAGGCGCGCGCGGCGCTGGCCGGTTTCGAAGGCGACGTGCTGATTCTCTATGGCGACGTGCCCTTCGTGCGCACGCAGACGATGGCCGCGATGATCGAGCGGCTGCACGCCCCCGATGCGCCCGCTGTCGTCGTGCTGGGCTTCGCGCCCGAAGACCCACTGCAATATGGCCGGGTGATCGCGCAGGATGGCCGCGTGCTCAAGATGGTCGAGCACAAGGACGCCAGCGAGGCCGAACGCGCGTGTACGCTGTGCAATTCCGGGCTGATGGCGGTGAAGGGCGCGGACCTTTTCGCGCTGCTCGATCAGGTCGGCAATGCCAATGCCCAGGGCGAATATTACCTGACCGACATCGTGAACGTCGCCAATGCGCAGGGCAAGACCTGTGCGGTTGTCGTTACCGACGATCCCGACGAAGTGGCCGGGATCAACAGCCGCGCCGAACTTGCCGCCGCCGAAGGCCGCTGGCAGGCCCGCCGCCGTCTTCAGGCCATGGCCGACGGGACCAGCCTCGTCGCGCCCGAGACAGTGTGGTTTGCCTATGACACGGTGCTGGGCCGCGATGTCACGGTCGAGCAGAACGTCGTCTTCGGTCCCGGCGTGACCGTGGCCGATCATGTGGTGATCCATGCATTCTGCCACCTCGAAGGGTGCCGCGTGGAGAGTGGTGTTTCGGTTGGACCCTTTGCGCGGCTGCGTCCGGGCGCGGCGCTGGAAGAAGGCAGCCGCGTGGGCAATTTCGTCGAGGTGAAGAACTCCCGGCTGGGCAAGGGCGCCAAGGCCAACCACCTGACCTATCTGGGCGATGCCGATGTGGGCGCGGGCGCGAACATTGGCGCGGGCACGATCACCTGCAATTACGACGGCTACTTCAAGTATCGCACGGTGATCGGCGAGCGGGCCTTCATCGGCTCGAACTCGGCGCTGATTGCGCCGGTGCGGATCGGTGCGGACGCCATCGTGGCGGCGGGCAGCGCGGTTTCGCGCGATGTGTCGGACGGCGAATTGCGGCTCGTGCGCGGGGAGCAACTGGTCAAGCCGGGCTGGGCCGACCGCTTCCATGACGCGATGAAGCGCAAGAAGGCCGACAGCAAGAAATGA
- a CDS encoding ribbon-helix-helix domain-containing protein, with amino-acid sequence MRTLVDIPDDDIDKLDALAARGGRSRAAEIREAVKAHLLRKSSQDWIARGAGYWQGREAPAGDGVPEA; translated from the coding sequence GTGCGCACGCTGGTCGACATTCCCGATGACGATATCGACAAGCTCGACGCGCTGGCTGCGCGGGGCGGGCGCTCGCGCGCGGCGGAAATCCGCGAGGCGGTGAAGGCGCACCTTTTGCGCAAGTCGAGCCAGGACTGGATCGCGCGCGGGGCGGGCTACTGGCAGGGGCGCGAGGCCCCGGCGGGCGACGGCGTGCCGGAGGCCTGA